A single window of Bacteroides intestinalis DSM 17393 DNA harbors:
- a CDS encoding SusC/RagA family TonB-linked outer membrane protein, which produces MEKLKISSGARLNKVLSTLMICMALMMNVSYLSAQNPNVTVTGTVEDTMGPVIGASVVEKGVPSNGCITDIDGNFSLKVKQNATLVISFVGYKTVEIPLKGQRTVKVTLQEDTEMLDEVVVVGYGTMRKKDLTGSVVQINPSKIADSNPASVQDVLRGTPGLQIGYDASAKGSDASISLRGKNSLGTDAKPMIVLDGMAFYGELSEINPDDIGQIDVLKDASSAAIYGAKAAAGVIIITTKKGKQGKPVINVSANLAVNKKSAYRDYYSASGYLRYRQDWYKMVNTYGQGENGLYGYYNVMAKDGSGNMSAAYPQGYYDNPANMTTAEQDAWASAAGVSGFGPSDGESALSLFARRLTLDVSPLVFNNFLSGKTFDWYDATFRTGINQDYNASISGATDRVNYYLSVGYMDNEGAVQGNEYHAFRSNMKISAKITDWLEIGANVNFQDRSDGDIQVSLGSNYWDANMLRNSPYASMYDEKGGYQQYPMSGLPTNGGYNYYFDRQYYDLEKGYTVLNTIFNAKITLPLGFTYQFNIAPRYQWFYDRYFMSADLPDASASSRGVNREWSKNFDWNLNNTITWDRTFADTHHFTVTLVQEAEEHRTWNDKINARNITPSDALGFHYTGGANKEQSSFSTNDTHYTAASYLGRLFYSYNDRYMFTGTFRRDGYAGFGAKNPWGNFGSVGLGWTVSNEKFMKGTEKWLDMLKLRLSWGTNGNRDFGDVYKTLANLNLGGTGMVYVNNGTSTVINPLYMDRLAAPNLQWETTKAWNAGVDFSVLGGRLTGSLDYYFKKTTDMIMGQRLPSFSGFSTITTNLGEVQNQGFEIALNSTNIETKDFTWNTSAGFSINKNRINHIYYDYDENGVERDDTSNNWYIGQPIGTIWYYETDGVWQNNPEDIAAAALVGQKPGDPKVVNRYTEDDKILEDGTRVPVYNDNDKTYLGTTTPPIYWNIRNEFTLWKDLTFSFSLYSYMGHKSTNGYWLNQDNGGSQVLNGFNMPTKEYWTPDNPTNDYCRLNAVGPNTGLASGVDKLYNRNFVRLDDITVGYTLPQRWTKKYMIDKVRVTASVKNVCTISGWEYGDPETGGLATRTFNFGLNITL; this is translated from the coding sequence ATGGAAAAACTAAAGATTTCCTCTGGGGCAAGGTTGAATAAGGTACTCTCTACCTTAATGATCTGTATGGCTCTTATGATGAACGTCTCGTATCTGAGCGCTCAAAATCCTAATGTTACGGTAACTGGTACAGTGGAGGACACAATGGGCCCTGTAATTGGTGCCAGTGTGGTTGAAAAAGGCGTACCTTCCAATGGATGTATTACCGATATTGATGGTAATTTCTCTTTGAAAGTAAAACAGAATGCTACGCTGGTAATAAGTTTTGTGGGCTACAAAACAGTAGAAATTCCTTTGAAGGGACAGAGAACAGTGAAAGTGACGTTGCAAGAGGACACTGAGATGCTGGATGAGGTAGTGGTAGTAGGTTACGGTACGATGCGTAAGAAAGACCTTACAGGATCGGTTGTACAGATCAATCCCAGTAAAATAGCTGACTCGAATCCTGCATCTGTACAAGATGTGTTACGTGGTACTCCTGGTTTGCAGATTGGTTACGATGCTTCTGCAAAAGGTAGCGATGCATCTATTTCATTGCGTGGTAAGAACTCATTGGGTACGGATGCCAAACCGATGATTGTACTGGATGGTATGGCTTTCTATGGTGAACTTTCAGAAATCAATCCGGATGATATCGGTCAGATTGACGTATTGAAAGATGCTTCTTCTGCTGCTATTTATGGTGCCAAAGCTGCTGCCGGTGTTATTATCATTACTACTAAGAAAGGTAAACAAGGCAAGCCGGTCATCAACGTAAGTGCTAACTTGGCTGTTAATAAGAAGTCGGCTTATCGTGATTATTACAGTGCTAGCGGTTACCTGCGTTATCGTCAGGACTGGTATAAGATGGTGAATACTTATGGACAAGGTGAAAACGGACTTTATGGCTACTACAATGTGATGGCAAAAGATGGAAGTGGCAATATGAGTGCTGCTTATCCGCAAGGTTATTATGACAATCCCGCGAATATGACAACTGCAGAGCAAGATGCTTGGGCATCCGCTGCTGGTGTAAGTGGTTTCGGACCTTCTGATGGTGAATCCGCACTTAGTTTATTTGCACGTCGTTTGACGTTGGATGTTTCTCCGCTGGTATTCAATAATTTCTTGTCCGGCAAAACTTTTGACTGGTATGATGCTACTTTCCGTACTGGTATCAATCAAGATTACAACGCCAGTATTTCAGGTGCTACTGATAGGGTTAACTACTATTTGTCTGTTGGTTACATGGATAATGAAGGTGCCGTACAAGGTAATGAATATCATGCATTCCGTTCGAATATGAAGATTAGTGCTAAGATTACTGACTGGTTGGAGATTGGTGCGAATGTGAACTTCCAGGATCGCTCTGACGGTGATATCCAAGTTTCATTGGGTAGTAACTATTGGGATGCTAATATGTTGCGTAACTCTCCTTATGCTTCTATGTATGACGAAAAAGGTGGTTATCAGCAATATCCTATGAGTGGATTGCCCACTAACGGTGGTTACAACTACTACTTCGACCGTCAATACTATGATTTGGAAAAAGGATATACAGTGTTAAACACTATTTTCAATGCCAAGATTACATTGCCTCTGGGTTTCACTTATCAGTTTAACATTGCTCCGCGTTATCAGTGGTTCTACGATCGTTATTTTATGTCGGCCGACCTACCTGATGCTTCGGCATCCAGCCGTGGTGTGAACCGTGAATGGTCCAAAAACTTTGACTGGAACTTGAATAATACTATTACTTGGGACCGTACTTTTGCTGATACCCATCATTTTACAGTGACTTTGGTACAAGAAGCCGAAGAACATCGTACTTGGAATGACAAAATCAATGCCCGTAACATTACACCGAGTGATGCACTGGGTTTCCATTATACTGGTGGTGCTAATAAGGAGCAGAGTTCTTTCTCTACTAATGATACGCACTATACAGCTGCTTCTTATCTGGGTCGTTTGTTCTATAGCTACAATGATCGCTATATGTTTACCGGTACGTTCCGTCGCGATGGTTATGCAGGCTTCGGAGCCAAGAATCCTTGGGGTAACTTTGGTTCGGTAGGTTTAGGTTGGACTGTTTCGAACGAAAAATTTATGAAAGGTACTGAGAAGTGGCTGGATATGCTAAAGTTACGTTTGTCTTGGGGTACCAATGGTAACCGTGATTTTGGTGACGTATACAAAACGTTGGCCAACCTGAATTTGGGAGGTACTGGTATGGTTTATGTTAACAACGGAACTTCAACAGTAATTAATCCTTTGTATATGGACCGTCTGGCTGCTCCTAATCTGCAATGGGAAACGACGAAAGCTTGGAATGCCGGAGTAGATTTCTCTGTACTGGGTGGCCGCTTGACCGGTAGCCTTGACTACTATTTCAAGAAGACTACTGATATGATTATGGGGCAACGTCTGCCGAGTTTCTCCGGTTTCAGTACTATCACCACTAACTTGGGTGAAGTGCAGAACCAGGGTTTTGAAATAGCCTTGAACTCTACTAATATCGAGACTAAAGACTTTACATGGAATACTTCTGCTGGTTTCTCTATTAACAAGAATCGTATCAACCACATCTATTACGACTATGACGAAAACGGTGTGGAACGGGACGATACTTCTAACAATTGGTACATCGGACAGCCTATTGGCACCATCTGGTATTACGAAACTGATGGTGTTTGGCAGAATAATCCTGAGGACATTGCTGCTGCAGCTTTGGTAGGTCAGAAACCGGGTGATCCTAAAGTAGTGAATCGCTATACGGAAGACGATAAGATTCTGGAAGACGGCACACGTGTGCCTGTTTACAACGATAACGACAAAACTTATCTTGGAACCACGACTCCCCCCATTTATTGGAATATACGTAATGAATTCACTTTGTGGAAGGATTTGACTTTCTCATTCTCACTCTATTCTTATATGGGGCATAAGAGTACAAATGGTTACTGGCTGAATCAGGATAACGGTGGATCACAGGTACTTAACGGCTTCAATATGCCAACGAAAGAATATTGGACGCCCGACAACCCTACTAATGATTACTGCCGTCTGAATGCTGTAGGTCCTAATACAGGTTTGGCTTCCGGGGTGGACAAACTTTACAACCGTAACTTTGTTCGTTTGGATGATATTACCGTTGGCTACACGTTGCCTCAGAGATGGACGAAGAAATATATGATTGATAAGGTTCGTGTGACTGCAAGCGTTAAAAATGTGTGTACTATCTCCGGTTGGGAATATGGTGATCCTGAAACAGGTGGCTTGGCTACTCGTACCTTTAATTTTGGTTTGAATATAACACTCTAA
- a CDS encoding hybrid sensor histidine kinase/response regulator transcription factor → MLTMKDKIWSFIFCFGIFFPLMCQAVIMPQYNSLAFRSSSILNTLSSKDVQSVYQDRDGYIWISTRNGLFQYDGYSITTYKSNLYCPDLLSSNNIFCVAEDSCHRLWIGTYSGLNVLDKRTGEVRKIENAELSSTGISQILVTSDQRILFATEIGLYEYKEIDNSFLAYDTSNTGGGFPRATIKSLFEDDRGDIWIGTWNSGLYRYEKKTGKYWKYPKMNSGNSAHVVFQDSYKNIWVGTWGSGLHLLHNAYDPERTTWTTFTHNEKQPYTISDNLIYAISEDVNTHSLWVGTRSGLSILPLQNGPIVFSGFENCYSGESENTITSSEVASLLRDRQGIMWVGMIGGGVNMVNTRRAKFSLDRLTETKRMLKSNSVRSLLLDDDGQLWMGISTYGFGVKDRQTGKFIHYNQMPDFMSYEGISTVMSIMQSPTTSHIWIGVYNGGAYELDKQAPVGKRVKAHNSGNAPWMCNSCIYDIYEDSKQNLWFATRGGVSMRAADGTPVRIDSLKVGGVAIQDMVAMQLTEGGNGEMWMASNTHGVVRIQGSGHSLNGYTLSAYSVVNGKLNSNYADCIYKDIEGRIWVGTGGSGLSLYDAVEDRFLPVHQLWNLPGDAVTSIQSDKKGDLWLGTNAGLLKLTVPKDLQNVTYRLYTTSDGLQDNLFNRGASCEAPDGELFFGGHRGYNSFYPDEQDEQVFSSPVVITNIKVFNQSWTSLSDEERAEISDLSPGFTDEIVLDYKQNNFSFEFSAMEYANPERNQYAYRLDGFDVGWQYTDASKRFAYYNNLMPGTYTFHVKSSNSNGIWDENVQTVKVTILPPPWKTWWAYTLYILVFIGISCYIFRIVRNRIRLRNALHLREMEQAKAEEINHAKLQFFTNITHELLTPLTIISASVDELKQTAPVYKEQYTVMTHNINRLIRLLQQILEFRKAETGNLKLKVSQGDLVQFVRRSLDSFRPLMKKKDIHFTIQNDSERYLAFFDSDKLDKILYNLFSNASKYNKPGGKVAIELSHDSTNGLACLVVKDNGPGIPEESQKNLFKRFYEGDYRKFNTIGTGIGLSLVRDLVALHHGTVTVESEEGKGTAFKVEFPIQRSAYSEEEIDETSVTVSTLDEVISTQREAVILETASEENISGKDNMPEKKHTLLLVEDNEDLLALMVKLLGAEYDICTATDGKEALEVVESADIDLIVSDVMMPVMDGIEFCKAVKGNFDTSHIPLILLTAKSKEEDRVEAYESGADAFIAKPFNLSILHARIGNLLKSRERVMKDFKKQLVFEAKELNYTSIDEDFLQRAIDCVNRHLDDPNFDQTRFLEEMHTTKSTFFRKLKSLTGLTYVSFIRNIRMKAACRIMEEKKHIRISELAYAVGYNDPRYFSSSFKKEIGMQPSEYMERFTSGGTIEGE, encoded by the coding sequence ATGCTAACTATGAAAGATAAAATCTGGAGTTTCATTTTTTGCTTTGGAATATTTTTCCCTTTGATGTGTCAGGCAGTGATAATGCCCCAATATAATTCGTTGGCATTTAGGTCTTCATCTATATTGAATACCTTGTCCAGTAAAGATGTGCAATCGGTCTATCAAGACCGGGACGGCTATATCTGGATATCTACCCGTAACGGACTTTTTCAGTATGATGGTTATTCTATCACTACTTATAAATCGAATCTTTATTGTCCGGATCTGTTGTCCAGTAACAACATATTTTGTGTAGCGGAGGATTCTTGCCATAGATTATGGATTGGAACTTATAGTGGATTGAATGTATTGGATAAACGCACTGGAGAAGTTCGTAAGATAGAAAATGCAGAATTGTCAAGTACAGGTATATCACAAATATTGGTAACGAGTGATCAACGTATTCTGTTTGCCACGGAAATAGGACTTTATGAGTATAAGGAAATTGATAACAGCTTTTTAGCTTATGACACAAGTAATACCGGAGGGGGATTCCCAAGGGCCACTATAAAGTCTTTATTTGAGGATGATAGAGGAGATATTTGGATTGGCACCTGGAATAGTGGTCTGTATCGTTATGAGAAGAAAACCGGTAAATATTGGAAGTATCCGAAGATGAACTCTGGAAATTCCGCTCATGTAGTGTTTCAGGATAGTTACAAGAATATATGGGTCGGTACATGGGGATCGGGTTTGCATTTACTACACAATGCTTATGATCCGGAGAGAACTACTTGGACTACATTTACCCATAATGAAAAGCAGCCTTATACAATTTCAGATAATCTTATCTATGCCATTTCAGAAGATGTGAATACCCATTCTTTATGGGTAGGAACGCGTAGTGGTTTGAGTATTCTTCCTCTACAGAATGGGCCGATTGTTTTTTCGGGATTTGAGAATTGTTATTCCGGTGAATCGGAAAATACGATAACCAGCAGTGAAGTTGCTTCGTTGTTGCGTGACCGACAAGGTATCATGTGGGTTGGCATGATTGGAGGTGGGGTGAATATGGTGAATACCCGTAGAGCAAAATTTAGTCTGGACCGTCTAACTGAAACCAAACGGATGTTGAAAAGCAATTCGGTACGTAGTCTTTTGTTGGATGATGATGGACAGCTTTGGATGGGGATCAGTACTTACGGTTTTGGGGTAAAGGACCGCCAGACTGGAAAATTTATTCACTATAATCAGATGCCTGATTTTATGTCATATGAGGGAATTTCAACGGTAATGTCTATTATGCAATCTCCTACTACCAGTCATATTTGGATTGGTGTGTACAATGGAGGAGCCTACGAACTTGATAAGCAAGCCCCTGTCGGCAAGCGTGTGAAGGCACATAATTCGGGAAATGCTCCGTGGATGTGTAATTCTTGTATTTATGATATTTATGAAGACTCTAAGCAAAACCTTTGGTTTGCTACGAGGGGAGGAGTGTCGATGCGTGCAGCGGATGGTACCCCGGTACGGATTGATTCTTTGAAAGTAGGAGGAGTTGCCATACAGGATATGGTTGCTATGCAACTAACCGAGGGGGGTAATGGTGAAATGTGGATGGCGTCTAATACGCATGGAGTGGTTCGTATTCAGGGTAGTGGACACTCGTTAAATGGATATACGCTTTCGGCTTATTCTGTAGTTAATGGGAAACTGAACAGTAATTATGCAGATTGCATATATAAGGATATTGAGGGGCGTATCTGGGTTGGAACCGGGGGAAGTGGCTTAAGTTTGTATGACGCCGTAGAAGATCGATTCTTACCAGTACATCAGTTGTGGAATCTGCCGGGAGATGCAGTAACCAGTATTCAGAGTGATAAGAAAGGGGATCTTTGGTTGGGAACAAATGCAGGATTATTGAAGCTTACTGTGCCAAAGGATTTGCAGAATGTAACATACCGTCTTTATACCACTTCAGATGGTTTGCAGGATAATCTGTTTAATAGAGGGGCGTCATGTGAAGCTCCGGATGGTGAATTATTTTTTGGCGGACATCGGGGATACAATAGCTTTTATCCGGATGAACAGGATGAACAGGTCTTTTCTTCTCCGGTCGTGATTACTAATATTAAAGTGTTTAATCAGTCGTGGACTTCCTTGTCTGATGAAGAGCGTGCGGAAATCTCTGATTTATCGCCCGGGTTTACAGATGAGATTGTTTTGGATTACAAACAAAATAACTTTAGCTTTGAGTTCTCTGCCATGGAGTATGCCAATCCGGAAAGAAACCAGTATGCCTATAGACTGGACGGATTCGATGTGGGATGGCAGTACACGGATGCTTCCAAACGTTTTGCTTATTATAATAACCTGATGCCCGGTACTTACACTTTCCATGTAAAGTCTTCAAATTCCAATGGTATCTGGGACGAGAATGTACAAACAGTGAAAGTTACCATTCTTCCTCCACCTTGGAAAACCTGGTGGGCTTATACCTTATATATATTAGTATTTATTGGTATTTCCTGTTATATTTTCCGGATTGTTCGCAACCGTATCCGTTTACGTAATGCACTTCATTTGCGTGAGATGGAACAAGCGAAGGCTGAGGAAATCAATCATGCTAAATTACAGTTCTTTACGAATATCACCCATGAGCTTTTGACTCCGTTAACCATTATTTCTGCTTCTGTTGATGAATTGAAGCAAACAGCTCCGGTTTATAAGGAACAGTATACTGTGATGACGCATAATATAAATCGTTTGATACGCTTGCTGCAGCAAATTCTGGAATTCAGGAAAGCGGAGACAGGTAACCTGAAGTTGAAAGTATCTCAGGGAGATCTGGTACAGTTTGTACGCCGGAGCCTTGACAGTTTCCGCCCTTTAATGAAGAAAAAAGACATTCATTTTACGATTCAGAATGATTCGGAACGGTATCTGGCTTTCTTCGATTCGGATAAACTGGATAAGATTCTGTATAATTTGTTTTCTAATGCTTCTAAATACAATAAACCCGGTGGAAAAGTGGCGATTGAATTAAGTCATGATAGTACGAACGGGTTGGCTTGTCTGGTAGTTAAAGATAATGGACCCGGCATTCCGGAAGAGTCACAGAAAAACTTATTCAAGCGTTTTTATGAAGGAGATTACCGGAAATTCAATACAATAGGGACAGGAATAGGTTTGTCGCTGGTACGCGACTTGGTTGCTCTCCATCATGGTACGGTTACTGTAGAAAGTGAAGAAGGTAAAGGGACAGCTTTCAAAGTAGAGTTCCCTATTCAGCGTTCGGCTTATTCTGAAGAAGAAATAGATGAAACGAGTGTTACTGTTTCAACGTTGGATGAAGTTATATCTACTCAGAGAGAAGCTGTAATTTTGGAAACTGCATCAGAAGAAAATATATCAGGCAAGGACAATATGCCGGAGAAAAAGCATACTTTATTATTAGTAGAAGATAATGAAGATCTATTGGCATTGATGGTGAAATTGCTCGGTGCTGAATATGATATCTGTACCGCAACTGATGGCAAAGAAGCTCTTGAAGTGGTAGAATCTGCTGATATTGACTTGATCGTTTCGGATGTAATGATGCCGGTAATGGACGGCATTGAGTTTTGTAAAGCAGTAAAAGGTAATTTTGATACTTCCCATATACCTTTAATTTTACTCACTGCGAAGAGTAAAGAAGAAGATCGTGTAGAAGCCTATGAATCGGGTGCGGACGCATTTATTGCAAAGCCGTTTAACCTGAGCATACTACATGCACGTATTGGTAACTTACTCAAATCTCGTGAGCGTGTGATGAAAGACTTCAAGAAGCAGCTGGTGTTCGAAGCAAAAGAATTGAATTATACCAGCATTGACGAAGATTTCCTGCAACGTGCCATTGACTGTGTGAATCGCCATCTGGATGATCCGAACTTTGATCAGACCCGTTTTTTGGAAGAGATGCATACCACCAAATCCACCTTCTTCCGCAAGTTGAAGTCGCTAACCGGGCTGACTTATGTTTCATTCATCCGTAATATACGTATGAAAGCAGCTTGCCGGATCATGGAAGAAAAGAAACACATCCGTATTTCAGAATTGGCGTATGCAGTGGGATATAATGACCCGCGTTACTTCAGTAGTAGTTTCAAAAAAGAAATCGGTATGCAGCCCTCCGAGTATATGGAACGTTTCACTTCGGGTGGAACTATTGAGGGAGAATAA
- a CDS encoding DUF2264 domain-containing protein, whose translation MMKIAFSKMTKGLLLFVFLVSLNANASLSQAKNDSVFHLVKPDYQLSPLTGMTRQHWMDAATNLLDGAFSYIHTLDDPMRFPKQPGKSYPTDGKFNKTENLEGLCRTMFVAIPLLKENPDLVLNGIKVGDYYRQQLRNMSDPSKSGYIQHLKGGPSQTLVEFGALALSLTVMPEIIWEPLTQKEKDDLAALMLSYGNGPTIGSNWRFFNIFVMSFFKNQGYEVKDGYIDELLQKSLAQYRGYGWYNDSPAYDYYSMWAFQMYGMIWAHYYGEKFNPEAGRQFVSNFRDLVPNYPYMFAEDGKMNMYGRSITYRIAAAVPFPLMGWLNDPSINYGWMRRIASSTLLQFLENPALMEDRVPTLGFYGAFEPAVQIYSCRGSVYWMGKAFLGLLLPADNPFWTAVENNGAWEKEFQPGKVYNKFMEGSNTLVTNYPNSGTSEIRAWCHEAVAKDWQKFRSTENYNKLSYNTAFPWMADSPDGKVSMNYAVLNAKQEWEVLRLYTFKKFEDGIYYRDAELETNPEIKFRLADIPLPNGILRVDKVSFPITTELHYGHYSLPELESPIVTKEQKAGGYTAYCMDNGAYQTALINLQGWSEVEFVQTEGLHPVSNKCSVINVATTHSGDKVFITLQLWKKSGKPFTKKELAPVKSFKQTGDTITIYFSDGTVKTVSLS comes from the coding sequence ATGATGAAAATTGCCTTTTCTAAAATGACCAAGGGATTATTACTGTTTGTTTTTTTAGTATCTCTAAACGCAAACGCATCCTTATCACAAGCCAAAAATGATTCCGTATTTCATTTAGTTAAACCGGATTATCAGCTGAGTCCACTGACGGGCATGACTCGCCAACATTGGATGGATGCAGCAACCAATTTATTGGACGGAGCATTCAGCTACATCCACACATTGGATGATCCGATGCGTTTCCCCAAACAACCGGGAAAGAGCTATCCAACGGATGGAAAGTTCAACAAGACAGAAAATCTGGAAGGACTTTGCCGCACTATGTTTGTAGCAATTCCTCTATTAAAAGAAAATCCGGATTTGGTATTGAATGGAATCAAGGTCGGAGATTATTACCGGCAACAGTTGCGCAATATGAGTGATCCGTCGAAATCCGGATATATTCAACATCTCAAAGGTGGGCCAAGCCAGACACTTGTAGAATTCGGAGCACTTGCCCTATCGCTTACCGTGATGCCCGAAATTATCTGGGAACCATTGACTCAAAAGGAGAAAGACGATCTTGCTGCATTGATGCTTAGTTATGGCAACGGACCTACAATCGGTTCTAACTGGCGCTTCTTCAATATATTCGTCATGTCTTTCTTCAAAAACCAGGGTTATGAAGTCAAAGATGGTTATATAGATGAATTGCTACAAAAATCACTGGCACAATATCGTGGATACGGATGGTATAATGATAGCCCGGCCTATGACTATTATAGTATGTGGGCTTTCCAGATGTATGGCATGATTTGGGCACATTATTACGGTGAGAAATTTAATCCTGAAGCCGGACGCCAGTTTGTTAGCAATTTCCGTGATTTGGTTCCTAACTATCCTTATATGTTTGCTGAAGATGGTAAAATGAATATGTATGGACGCAGTATTACGTACCGTATAGCTGCCGCTGTACCTTTCCCACTGATGGGGTGGCTCAATGATCCGTCTATCAACTATGGATGGATGCGCCGTATTGCTTCTTCCACCCTGCTTCAATTCCTTGAGAATCCAGCATTGATGGAAGACCGGGTACCCACACTGGGATTCTACGGAGCTTTTGAGCCTGCCGTACAGATTTATAGTTGCCGTGGCAGCGTTTACTGGATGGGAAAAGCGTTCCTTGGATTATTATTGCCTGCTGATAATCCGTTTTGGACAGCTGTCGAGAATAACGGAGCTTGGGAAAAAGAGTTTCAACCCGGCAAGGTATACAATAAGTTCATGGAAGGCTCTAATACCTTGGTGACTAACTATCCCAATAGCGGCACTTCGGAAATACGTGCATGGTGTCATGAAGCAGTAGCTAAAGACTGGCAGAAATTCCGTTCTACCGAGAATTATAATAAACTGTCTTACAACACGGCATTTCCCTGGATGGCAGACAGTCCGGATGGCAAGGTATCTATGAACTATGCTGTACTGAATGCCAAACAAGAATGGGAAGTACTACGCCTCTACACCTTCAAGAAGTTTGAAGATGGAATTTACTACCGGGATGCAGAACTTGAAACAAACCCGGAAATCAAATTCCGCCTGGCAGATATTCCACTTCCTAACGGCATACTGCGTGTAGACAAAGTATCTTTCCCGATTACAACAGAATTACATTATGGACACTATTCGTTACCGGAATTAGAAAGTCCCATTGTTACAAAGGAACAAAAGGCCGGAGGATACACTGCCTACTGCATGGATAATGGAGCCTATCAGACAGCGCTTATCAATCTTCAGGGCTGGTCGGAAGTGGAATTTGTACAGACTGAAGGACTACATCCGGTAAGTAATAAATGTTCCGTAATCAATGTAGCCACCACTCATTCCGGTGATAAAGTCTTTATCACACTACAATTATGGAAAAAGAGTGGCAAGCCATTTACTAAAAAAGAATTGGCACCTGTAAAGTCCTTCAAACAGACCGGAGACACTATAACCATTTATTTCTCTGACGGAACGGTGAAGACGGTTTCTCTCTCCTGA
- the hemW gene encoding radical SAM family heme chaperone HemW, whose product MAGIYIHIPFCKTRCIYCDFYSTTRSELKSQYIRALCRELTERKEYLKGEAVETIYFGGGTPSQLSEEDFKEVFKTIEQVYGTRKATEVTLEANPDDLTEEYTQMLRTLPFNRISMGIQTFDDATLRLLNRRHNAAQAIEAVQRCRQAGFQNISIDLIYGLPGETGQRWAQDLQQAVSLNVEHISAYHLIYEEGTPLYKMLQQHSVSQVDEDSSLNFFSTLIDTLSAAGYEHYEISNFCKPGMYSRHNTSYWQGIPYLGCGPSAHSFDGDSREWNVASLNQYLSSVEQGQRLHETEQLDTRTRYNEYIITGLRTMWGISTEELKSKFGDRLWEYCSEQAKPYLENGKLKLHNDRLKLTKEGIFVSDGIMSDLLEIE is encoded by the coding sequence ATGGCAGGCATCTACATACATATCCCCTTCTGCAAGACACGTTGCATTTATTGCGATTTCTATTCCACCACACGTTCGGAATTGAAATCGCAATATATCCGTGCCCTTTGTCGGGAGTTGACGGAACGCAAGGAATATCTGAAAGGGGAAGCTGTTGAAACCATTTATTTCGGCGGAGGTACGCCGTCACAATTATCGGAGGAAGACTTTAAAGAGGTTTTCAAGACGATTGAACAGGTTTACGGAACGAGGAAAGCAACAGAAGTAACTCTTGAAGCAAATCCCGATGACCTTACGGAAGAATATACCCAAATGCTACGTACTCTACCGTTCAACCGCATCAGTATGGGAATACAAACTTTTGATGATGCAACACTACGATTATTGAACAGGCGGCATAACGCCGCACAAGCAATAGAAGCAGTACAACGCTGTCGGCAAGCAGGTTTTCAAAATATCAGCATTGATCTGATTTATGGTTTGCCCGGAGAAACTGGCCAACGCTGGGCACAGGATTTACAGCAAGCAGTCAGTCTTAACGTGGAGCATATTTCCGCTTATCATCTGATTTACGAAGAAGGTACCCCTCTTTACAAAATGCTGCAACAACACTCTGTATCTCAAGTGGACGAGGACAGTAGTCTGAACTTCTTCTCCACATTGATAGATACTCTTTCTGCTGCCGGATACGAGCATTATGAGATTTCTAACTTCTGCAAACCTGGAATGTATTCCCGACACAATACTTCTTATTGGCAAGGTATCCCTTATCTGGGATGCGGTCCGTCCGCACATTCCTTTGATGGAGACTCGCGCGAATGGAATGTAGCTTCACTAAATCAGTATCTTTCATCTGTAGAACAGGGGCAACGTCTACACGAAACAGAACAACTGGATACACGAACCCGCTACAATGAATACATCATCACAGGTCTGCGCACAATGTGGGGAATATCCACTGAAGAGCTGAAAAGTAAGTTCGGCGACCGACTTTGGGAATATTGTTCGGAACAAGCCAAACCTTATCTGGAAAATGGGAAATTAAAGTTGCATAACGATCGGTTAAAGCTAACCAAGGAAGGCATTTTCGTCTCAGACGGTATCATGAGTGATCTCTTGGAAATAGAATAA